The window CACCATTACGCACGGCTACCTGTTTGGTAGGTGGTGTTGTGCCTTTCAGCATATCTGCTGTTGGCTCACTCATTTTACCACTCTTTACATCCATCAACCAATTTTTAGCAGCTGAATCTGGATGCGCTTTGGTAAACAGAATCACACGCTCATCATCTACCCATTTTACCACATTAGGTAGTTGATTGTAGAAGTTCTTTGGGGTGCGACCTGCCATTAGGTCTTTGTCGTCAAAATCCTTTTTCTGGGCAATGACAGCCGTGCTATATAAACAGGCAACAGCAATCAGCACACGGTATTGTTTCATGGTCAGTTTTTTACTGACGGAAAGATACAGGCTGACAAACATTTTTCCCGATTTTTTACAGGAACATTGGCTTTACTTGCTCTTGATCCTATTGAGTTCATCTTCGGCACCTGTTTCACGGTTTCTTGCTTCACGAATTTTATTATTGCCAAAGCGATAGCTAAAGCTGAGGGTGAGGTTACGGCTCTCCCATTTACGATAGGTGCGCATTTGCAAATAATCGGTTTCCACACGCTGCAACCAGCGTTGCGTATTGAACACATCATTCACCACCAGCTTCACTGTGGCCTGCTTTTTTAAGAAACTTTTCTGCACACCGATATTCATACTACCCAGTGGCTGAGAACGATAAATAGTTGTCGCATTCTGATAATTAAACCAAGCACTGATTTCTGCACGCCAGTTATTTTTCAAAGTAAACCAGTTACCCAAATACCCATTAAAACCCCAGCTCTGTTGTCTGGTTTGACCGCTAAAGCCGAATCCATTCAGCGTTGTTGCATACTGCTGCCAAAATGGTTCTGCATAAAAATATCCTTCCCACCATTTATTAATTGGCAAGGGACTGCTGATATTAATATTAACCGTTTTTCGCGTACCTGCATTCTGTGGTATCAGGATGGTATTATTGCCTGACTGATACGTCAATTGTTCAATATAGTTGCTGGTAAATGCATAACGAATTTTAATAGAAGCTGCTTCTTTGTATACATAGCCCAGTTCAGCACCATTACTCATTTGCGGAAAGAGATAAGGATTACCTACTTCACTATTGAATGCATCCAACACATAAATAAACGGATTCTGATCCTGATAGCCGGGGCGATCGATGCGTCTGCCGTAATTGAATGTAATGGCATGATCTTTTGCCAATTGATATTTGACAAACACCGTAGGAAACAGATTGAGATACGCCGTATCCGGCTTGCGTTGCTGCAGCCCTTTCAAATCTGTAGAAACACCATACACACTGGTGTGCTCTGCACGCAGTCCCAATTGCCAGCTCCACTTTTTGTGCTGCTTGGCATAGTTGGCATAAGCAGCGGTAATCTGTTCATCAAATACAAAGCGGTTGGTCTTGCCCGTATCTGCCACCCAAGCGGTTGTTCCATTGTACACCGACAATTGATTATTGGTAGCTGTTTGCACCCATTTTGCACCGGCTTCTAATTTACCGCCACCTAGCTTCAAACTATAATCAGCACGAACACTGGCAATCCGAATAGCCACTTCTGTATTGTTGCGAATACCCTGTGCAACTGCATTGCCTGATAGCTGTGGGAATTTATTCTCTACCACATTATCTACACCCGCATTGAACCAGCTTTGATCAAGATCAATATTTAGCGTTTGTTGATCACTGTTATAAGCATAGTTCAAATTCAATTGATTGCGCTTTGTGGTAAAAGGAGAAACACTTCTGGTATCAATGAGTGTGTCTGTTAAACCCTTTCCGGAAACTAATGTAAAGCCGCGATTGTCCATACCTGTGTATCTGGTGCTGGGCATCCACAATACACCAACAGTCTTTTGTTTGCTCAATTGATAATCGATTCCTGTTCTGATATTGTAACTATGAAATGCATCGCCTTCCAGCATGCGTTGCGTGAACTGTTTGGTGCCTGTAGTTCTGTCGTTATCTGCAATCGTTACCTGATACCCATTGTTACCACCCGCATTCAAAAACCAATTGAACTTTCTGTTGCGATAATTCAATGCAGCACTGGCATTCTGTCGCGCATGGGTACTTTGCTGCCTGCTGGCAGATGCATTGCCATTCCAGCCGCGCACCATACTCTTTTTTAATTTGATATTGATGATGCCCGCATTGCCTGCTGCATCGAAGCGCGAAGATGGATTGGTGATCAGCTCAATCTCTTTCACATTATCTGCTTCAATACTCTTGAGCAATTGCGCCAGATCATTTCCAGTAACACCGGCTGGTCTGCCATCCAGTAATACCTGTACGCCGTTCTTACCCCCCATTTGAATATTCTCATTTGCATCTACCACAACACCCGGCGCTTGTTTCAGAGCTTCCAAAGCATTATTGCCCGCAACAGAAGGGCGGTTCTCCAGATTCATCACCACCTTATCAGCCAGGGTTTGAATGAATGGTTTTTTACTGGTAACGGTAACACTATCTGTCTTTTTGGAATAGAGGGTATCTGTTTGTGCAAAGGCAAGACTGCATACACAAGTGAAGATGGCGAGAAGGCTTTTGTACATGGCGATTGATTTTGTACCGGCAAATTGCTGCGGGTACAACGGCCTGCCGCCTCAAAGGATGATTTGAAACCATTGAGTCTGGTTTCAAATCTTGTAAAGGAAGTTGCAAATCATCTAAGCTGCTGATAATCAACCTTGCATATAATCGCTGGGATTCTTACCGGTGAACTTTCTGAACGCTCGGTTGAAAGTGGCTTTGGAGTTAAAGCCGGCATCATAAGCCATACTCATGATGGTAAATTGTGCTTGATCACCCTTCTCGAGTCGGGCAACCACTTCTGCTACTCGCTGTTGGTTGATATAATCATTGAAATTCATCCCAAAGCCCTGATTGATGATGCGGGACAAAAAGGAGGGATTGGTATTGAGTTCTCGCGCTAATTGAGACAAGCTCAATTCAGGATCCTGATAGAGGTATTGATCTGCCACAAGCGCAGCAACTTTAGAACGCCATTCCTTCAGTTCATCCGATGCTTTCACGGTTGATTCCACCACCTCATGCGTGGCATCCTCCACCGGTGCTAGCGGTGCCATCAACTGAGGCTGATAACGCAAAAAATCCAATTCAAATACTTTGCGGGTTTCTACCGAATTGCTGTAGGCATTGATGGCGATATAATAAAAGGTTAAAGCAAAAAGCAAGAAATACCACCATGAACCGGTATAATTTAAACCGTCGTAGAAAATATTGAGTATTTCCATCCCAATAGTCATCAGAAAATATGCAAGACAGGCTAATAGAAAATTACGTACCCACTGAAAACTGATGGCATCAGCAAAGGACAATTCCTGCACAATGAATTGTCGGTATTGATTATAAAAACGCAAACTCATAAAGAGATATACCATGAAACTAATCAGTCCTGCTGCCTGATACCAAGTTTGAAAATCCGGATCATTCTGGCCATCCATGAGAAAATAGGTTTTCAGCACCACCCTGTCTGTTACTGCCACAATGATGCTCCACAACACATAGAGTATTCCGGGCAACAGATGCAAGAATGATTTCCGCGTGAATACAAATTTTGGCTCCAGCCTGGTACGTACATAGAAATACACCACAGGCCCCATCAACAAAGTATGCTGCGTAGGCATGTAGAACAAAAAGTTTCTGCATTCTAAACAATACCTGCCATCATACCAACCGGCAAAGCCCAGCATCCACGGACAGATATACAAGATGCACAAAACTAGATATAGCCCTATCCAGCCATCGCTTGCCGACTGGTTCTGCCAAGCTTTTCTGAAGAATAAAAAAGCATAGACAAAACCATGCACAAAAAAGATGAGCAGCAGCGAGGAATAGAAATTGAATTCAAAAGGCATGATAGTAAAATACAAAAATCCTCCGGTAAACGGAGGATTCGGTTATTTGTTCATCAGATCACCACATTAATCATTTTGCCTTTCACATAAATGATCTTTTTCGGCGGCTTACCCTCTAACCATTTCTGCACTACATCATTGGCCAGCACACCTGCTTCAACCGTTGCCTGATCAGCATCCAGGGCAAATGACAAACTGGTTCTCACTTTACCATTGATACTTACCGGATACTCTTTGGAAGATTCCACCAGATATTTCGGTTCAAATACCGGGAATGCAGCATCCAATACTGAACCCGCATTACCCAATGCATGCCAAAGCTCTTCTGCAATATGTGGCGCATAAGGTGTCATCAAAATACACAATGGTTCCAGTATCGCACGCTTGTTGCATTTCAAATCGCTGAGTTCATTCACACAAATCATGAAAGCACTCACAGCAGTATTGAAACTAAAACGCTCAGTATCTTCTTCAATCTTCTTAATGGCTTTGTGCAATGATTTATACTCTGCATCTGTTGGTGCATCATTGTTCCAAACTGCACCTTTCTGCTCGTCAAAGAACAAACGCCAGAACTTTTTCAGGAAACGGTGTACGCCTTCAATACCCTTGGTATCCCATGGTTTACTTTGTTCAATTGGGCCAAGGAACATTTCATACATACGGAAAGTATCAGCGCCGTATTTGTCCACCAACATATCCGGATTCACCGTATTGAATTTGGACTTGGACATTTTCTCTACTTCTGCACCGCAGAGGTATTTACCATCTTCCAAAATAAACTCCGCATTGGCATACTCACCATTGCGCCATTTTTTGAAAGCTTCAATGTCCAACTCATAGCCATCCACAAAATTCACATCGGCATGCAATGCATCTGTTTCATATTGATCTTTCAAGCCAGCAGAAACAAACACATTGGTTCCACGCTTTCTATACACAAACCGACTACTCCCCTGAATCATTCCCTGATTCACGAGCTTCTTGAAAGGTTCATCAAAACTCAGGTGACCCAAATCATACAGCGCTTTGGTCCACATACGCGAATAGAGCAAATGTCCCACTGCATGTTCCGTTCCACCAATGTATACATCAACCTGATTCCAATAATCAGTGGCTTGTCGGCTCGCAAACGCAGCATCATTTCCCGGATCCATGTAACGCAGGAAATACCAACTACTACCTGCATAACCGGGCATGGTATTGGTTTCTAATTGTCGGTCTGTCCACTCAGGAATATTCGCCAAAGGCCCCTGTCCTTCCGGACCGGGAGAATAACTCTCTACTTCAGGTAATAACAAAGGCAGTTCAGACTCAGGCAAAGCATAAGCAGTATTGCCTACCCAAACAATTGGGAAGGGTTCACCCCAATAACGCTGTCTGCTGAAAGCAGCATCGCGCATTCTGTAATTGGTCTTTCGCGTACCAATACCCAGCGCTTCCAGTTTATCAATCACTTCATCAATGGCTTTGCGCATCACCATGCCATTCAGGAAATCACTGTTTTCCAAAACAGCATCCTTGGTTGGGTTGGCTTCTTGTCCATTGTATGCATCACCAATGATATTGGTAATTGGAATATTAAAATGCTGCGCAAACTTATGATCACGTTCATCGCCGCAAGGCACAGCCATAATCGCACCTGTACCATAACCAGCCAACACATATTCAGAAATCCAAATAGGAATGGCACGACCGCTAAACGGATTAATAGCATAAGCACCGGTAAAACAACCGGTGATTTTTTTCTCTGCCATACGCTCACGCTCGCTTCTGCTGTTCACATAATCGAGGTATTGTTCAACAGCAGTTTTTTGTTCAGCAGTTGTAATCTTCGCTACCACTTCATGCTCTGGTGCAACTACCATAAAGTCGACACCAAAAATGGTATCAGGGCGAGTGGTGTAGACGCGCAATTTCTCATCAGCAACTGCATCGTTTACTTGAATCTGGAAATCAATCTCCGCACCGGAACTCTTACCAATCCAGTTGGTTTGCATTTCCTTCATCGCATCACTCCACTCCAGTTTCTGCAAATCATTTTGCAAACGATCTGCATATTCTGTTATGCGCAGGTACCACTGACGCAGTTTCTTCTTCACCACAGGATGACCACCACGCTCACTCACACCATTCACCACTTCATCATTGGCCAATACCGTACCCAATGCTTCGCACCAATTCACTTCACCCTCACCACAATACGCCAAACGATATTCCATCAGAATAGCCTGCTTGGTGGTTTCATCAAAACCAGCCCATTCATCAGCATTGAATGATGCAGTATGAAAACTGCTGTCGGGCATTGGATGTGCTGCATTGCCTGCTATTTCAAAAGCAGCAATCAACTCACTGATGGGTTGTGCTTTTTGCAGGGTTCTGTTGTAAAAACTATTGAAGAGTTGCAGAAAAATCCATTGCGTCCATTTATAATAATTTGGCTCGCACGTACGCACTTCTCTATCCCAATCGTAACAAAAACCAATATTGTCTAACTGCTTGCGAAAATTATCAATGTTCTGTTTGGTAGAGACTGCAGGATGCACGCCATGCTCAATTGCATACTGCTCTGCAGGCAAACCAAATGCATCATAGCCCATCGGGTGCAATACATTAAAACCCTTCAATCTTTTAAATCGACTATAAATATCACTAGCGATATACCCCAAAGGATGGCCTACATGCAAACCCGCACCACTTGGGTAAGGAAACATATCCAACACATAACACTTCGGTTTATCGCTGATATTCGATACACGATACGCATGGTTCTCCTGCCAATGCTTTTGCCATTTTTTTTCAATACTTCTGAACTGATATTCCATGTTCTCCAATCTTTTTTGGTTACCGGCCATTGTATAAAGCCCGGCACCGGTTGTGTCACTCACTGCAGCGCCTGTACAAGGCCCTGCAATGATTAATTTTTTCTACTGGCTGATGCCCTTTCAAGACTAACAAATCTTTAACCCGATAAATTATCCGGCTGCTATACTTTCAGGGCAGGTTTCGTCGTTAGAGTGGTTGCAAATGTACAGATTCAGGGCCTGAAAACCCTACATTTGCGGCCTTCAAGAACTGCAAAAAAGGATCCAATGGCAACAGTAGGAAAAGCATCCCTGAAACGTGGCAAACCCAATTATATCTACAGCATTGTAGGCGTGGCACTCGTGTTGCTGATTATGGGTATTATGGGATGGTTCTTCCTGAATATCCGTCAGGTGGGTAATGCATTCAAAGAAGACATCCGCATCAGTGCCTATCTGCGTACGATGAATAAGGATACCATCGGTCAAATTCAGCAATTCATTGCCACCCAGCCTTATGCCAAGAATGTGCAGTATATCGATAAGGAAACAGCCAAAGCCATCTGGAACAAGGAAAACAGCGAAGACTGGGCCAAGATCCTGAGCGTAAACCCACTGCCCGAGAGCATTGATTTCTATGCCAAGGCTGATTATGTAAATCCTGACAGCCTGAACAAGATATCCAGCACCATCATGGGTGCATATGGTAATCAGATTACCGATGTACAATACCCCAAAATGCTGGTGAGCAGCCTGAATGAAAGAGCATCCAAAATTGGCTTGATCTTCCTGGTTGTGGCCATTATCCTTTGTTTACTGGTTATCGTGAGCATCGATAATACCATTCGCTTGGCTATGTATAGCAACCGCTTCCTCATCAAAACAATGCAGATGGTGGGTGCTACACGATGGTTTATTGCCAAACCCATGGACTTAAAAGCCGTAATCAACGGCCTAGTGAGTGCGTTAATTGCTATTGCACTCTTGTTTACCATGATTCAATGGGCAGAAAGCCAGTTTCCGCAGCTCAAAGCCATCCGCGATACCTCACTTACCATCAGTCTCTTTGGCGGGTTAATCCTGGTAGGTGTGGGCATTTCTCTCTTCAGTACCCACCGCAGTGTGCTCAAGTACCTGAAGATGAAGCTGGACGACCTATATTAATCAGGACCCATTCTGGCCAAACCAATTAACAAAAGGAATTCGCTGAATCCCCTATATTGCAGGCGCTAAAAAGCAGATTATGAGCGAAAACAAGCAGACCCTGTTTGGAAAACAAAACTATACCTGGATGCTGATTGGTGCAGCCATTATTGCACTCGGTATGTTCCTGATGGCAGGTGGCAAAAGTGCTGATCCTAAAGTGTTTGATTACAAAGAAGTGTATAGCACTACTCGTGTAACCATTGCACCTATTTTGATTGTGTTGGGACTACTGGTGGAGATTTATGCCATCTTCAAGAAACCCAATGCAGCCTGATAAGATTAACTAAATGATAGCGGTGCTTGTTCACCGCTTTTTTATTGAAGCAAGTAACCATGACCATCACCGAAGCCATTATCATCGCCATTGTAGAAGGCATTACTGAGTTTCTGCCTATCTCTTCTACCGGCCACATGATCATTGCAGAAAGTCTGCTCAAAGTACCCAAGGACGATTTCACCAAACTCTTTACAGTAGCCATTCAATTGGGTGCTATTCTTTCGGTCTTAGTACTGTATTGGAAAAGATTCTTCCCACTCAATAGATGGAATTTCTATCTCAAACTGCTCATCGCAGTAATACCCGCACTGGCATTGGGCGCCTTGTTCTCTGATAAAATTGATGCATTGCTGGAAAGCCCGCTCACCGTTGCCATTACCATGCTGGCCGGTGGTTTTGTATTGCTATTTATCGATCAACTCTTTAAAACGCATACCATTCAAGAAGAGCAAGAAATCAGCTTCACGCGTGCATTCCTGATTGGTTGCTGGCAATGTGTGGCCATGATTCCCGGTGTTAGCAGAAGTGCTGCCAGCATCATTGGAGGTATGCAGCAAAAACTTACCAGAAATTTGGCTGCAGAGTTTTCTTTTTTCTTGGCCATCCCCACCATGGCAGCGGCTACCGGTTATAAACTGCTAAAGGCATTCAAAGAAACACCTGAAGTAATGCAGAACAGCGATAATATCACCGCTTTGGTGGTAGGCAATATTGTTGCATTTATTGTTGCTATGCTGGCCATCAAATTCTTCATCGGTTATTTACAAAAACACGGATTCCGTTTGTTTGGCTGGTACCGCATCATTATGGGTATCATTTTGCTGATTTTGATTCAGTTCGGCATACTGGCATAATGGGCAAATTGCCTATCTTACCACTACCGAAACCAAGCTTATGCAAACTGCCCCTAAGAAAGTCTTGCGCGGCTGGGCCATGTACGATTGGGCCAACAGCGTGTACAACCTGGTCATCACCACTACTTTTTTTCCAGTTTATTATGCTGGCGTAACCAAAGCTGCATATGGAGAAGACAGTGTACCATTTATCGGACGCATCTTCAAAAACTCTGCACTCTATAATTACACAGTAGCCGTAGCTTATTTGCTTATTGCTATCCTGCTCCCCATCTTATCTTCTATTGCCGATAGTAGAGGTAATAAGAAAAGATTCATGCAGTTCTTCTGCTACTTGGGCGGCCTAGGCTGCAGCGGTTTGTTCTTCTTTAAAGGCGAACAACCCAATATGTGGATTGGCTTGGGTTGCTTTATGCTGGCAGCCATTGGTTATATCGGCAGTCTGGTTTTTTACAATTCTTACTTGCCTGAAATTGCCGCACCTCAAGACCGCGACCGCATCAGTGCGCGTGGTTATGCTATGGGCTATATCGGTAGTGTGATTATGCAAATGGTGGGCTTTGCACTAGTGGTCTATTTCTCTGGTAAGGGCGATAATACCAGCGGACCGCTCTACACATTTTTATTGGTGGGCTTATGGTGGATTGGTTTTGCACAAATCACCTTCAGAAGATTGCCTCCATCACAACCAAGCGTAAGAGTACAGCACAATATTTTCACGGATGGTTTTAAAGAACTGAACAAGGTTTGGAATCAGCTCAAACATATGCCGGTGATGCGTAGCTATCTGGGTAGTTTCTTTTTCTATAGCATGGGCGTACAAACAGTGATGCTGGCTGCCACTATTTTTGGCGATCGTGTATTGGGCCTGCCTGCTGACAAACTGATTATTACTGTTGTACTGATTCAGCTAGTAGCCATTGCCGGTGCCTTCCTGATGTCTAAACTCTCTGAGAAAATGGGCAATATACAAGTACTGCTCGGTGTGGTTGTTTTCTGGATTCTGGTCTGCATCAGCGCATGGTATGTAGCCGGGGTAAAAGAAAGTGGTGCCAATGTAGAATACCATTTTTACGGACTAGCCTGCGCAGTAGGTTTGGTGATGGGTGGTATTCAATCGCTCAGCAGAAGTACTTACAGTAAGCTGATGCCAGAAACAAAGGACACTGCTTCCTTCTTTAGCTTTTATGATGTAACAGAAAAGATAGCCATCGTGATTGGCATGTTCACTTTTGCTTACATAGATGAGATACTGGATATGAAGCATTCTATCTTATCATTAATCGTTTTCTTTGCACTCGGCTTTGCTGGTCTGCTCGTAACACTTAACAGACAGCAAAAAGCCCGAACTGCTTAAACTGCTTGTCATGCAACTCTACTCAATTGATACCGGCTTTTTTAAACTGGATGGTGGTGCGATGTTTGGTGTGGTACCCAAAACCATGTGGAACAAATTGGTACCATCAGACGAAAATAATCTTTGCACCTGGGCCATGCGTTGCCTATTGGTGCAAGATGGCAACAGACTGATATTAATTGATAACGGTATCGGCGATAAGCAAGACGCCAAATTCTTTGGCCATTACCATTTGCATGGCGATGCAACTTTAGCAACTTCGCTAGCCAAACATGGCTTTCATAAAGATGATATTACTGATGTGTGGTTAACACATTTGCATTTCGATCATTGCGGTGGTAGCATCCAACGCGAGGGCGATAAACTGGTACCTGCATTCAAGAATGCCCGCTACTGGAGTAATGAGCGACACTGGCATTGGGCAACAAAACCCAACGACCGAGAGAAAGCATCCTTCTTAAAAGAAAATATTCTGCCCATTCAGGAAAGCGGACAATTACAATTCATTCCTGTGGAAGATGGCACACATGCACAGGCGTCTGGCATTACGCCCAACCTGAAAGTGCGCTTCATGCATGGCCACACAGATGCGATGATGTTACCACAAATGGATTACAAAGGCAGAACCATTGTGTATATGGCAGACTTATTGCCTTCTGTTGCACACTTGCCTATACCCTATGTAATGGCCTATGATACCAGACCATTGCAAACGATGGTAGAGAAAAAAGCTTTCTTACAAGAAGCTGCTGAAAAAGACCTCGTCTTCTTCTTTGAACATGATGCTGTGAATGAATGCTGCAGTCTGCAGTTAACAGAGAAAGGAGTAAGACAGAAAGAATGTTTCCCGTTGAGTGCTTTGTAATCAGCGCTTGCTGATCAATGCAGTCATTGGGTAACGCAGTCCTTTGTAGCCCATCATATCTACTTTCACACTGCCTACTACAATTGGGCTTTCAATACGAATGGGTATTTTATTGGCATCATCTGTAACCCATACGGTCATCTTTTCGCCGCCTTCAAAAATGGTTCCTTTGATCAACAGGGGTTTGAATTTGATGGCATTGAATCTGCCGTATTTGGTTTTGATAACTTCTCTGCCCTCGTATTTAATGTAGAGATTATGCACTTCATTATCCAAGACCATTGTAAATGGAATTTTATCTCCTGGCTTGGTTTTAGAGAAGTCGATATTTCTGGCGTAATAGATAGAACTCAATACATCCTGCGTACAATCAGGTATTTTCAACGTACTCTTTGGTGTGGTTGCTGTATTGTTCTGCTGGTTAAAATTGATTGTCTCGACAATTTTGTATCCACCCTCATCTACGTTACGATAAAACTTATAGGGCTGAAGACTACCTGTGTCTATATAGCTTTCATAACGATCGCGCACTTTAAAAATCCAGTCGTAGTTGGGATTAGATGAACCCAATCCAACTACATGGTAAGCCGGCTTATTATTGAAACTGGTTTGTTCAACTGTAAAGCTTGCAGAACCAGCGTTAACAAATAATCCGATCACAGAATAATAGACAGTGTAACTGATATTCTCACCATCCTGAAAAGCTCTGTTTTTGATCAAACATTGCTCAGTACCGGCGGGATAGGTCCAGGCAGTAGCAAGTATGATTAGTACTACAAGAAATTTCTTCACATCAAACCTTTTTAAATAATCGAATGCCCAGTATAAAGATACTACCTGCCAGCGCAGGAATTACCAGATTAATTAACCAGATACCTGCAGCTGTTGCAATTATCCCTACCTGATTTACACTTAAGAGCCCAATTAACTGCAAACTAACCTTACCACGTAAGCCCAGTTCAGCCAAAGCAATCGTTGGTACGATTGCCAATACCAAAAACATAACCCCAATCACCGCAGCCCCATCCAACATACGCACATCTACTTCAAACACATGCAGCATGATTAAGTATTGAACGATAAAGACCATGTAACGGCTAAGCGAGATGCTTAAAATTCTTGTTAATTCCTTCCAGTGCAGGTCTTCCAGCTTATCTATGAAAAAACTGTACTTCGCCACCAATGGAATTTTCTCTACAAGTTTGGTAATCAGGGAAAGCTTGTAATACAATATGAGACAAACCATTACACCTGTACTCAATGCATACATGAGTCCATCCAACCAGAACACACTCAAACCCTGCAAATGGTGCGTATCATCCAAAATTGATACACGTAAGTACACCAAAGACAATAGACCCATCAACATGGTAACAATGAGCTGACTAAAACTACCTGCCACAGATAAAGCAATCGATCTTAAACGATTACCTTCCTGCAGATAGACCATGCGGCCCAAATACTCACCAACTCGATTTACCGTGTTTAAAGCAAATGACTGACCAGTGAAAATCGCGCGATACGCGCGCCAGAAACTAATTGACTCAATACCCTGCATCAGTAATTGCCATTTTCTGGCTTCCAAACCCCAATTCACGAACATGAGGGCGAAAACCAGCAAAAGCCATTTCCATTGCCCTTGCACCACCGTATCTACAATATGCTGCCAGGAGGTTTGTAAATCCTGTTGCTCGCTAACCTGCTTATAGATAGAGAAAGCCAGCCAAACAAATAAAACCGGCCCAATAAACCAGTTCAAAAATATTTTCAGTTGTTTGTTCAGGTACTTGTGATTTGGCTACAAAGAACGGTCATCAAGTGCATTTAGAAAAGTGAGGCTTGAAAAACCTAATTTCACGGCATTGAAACAGGCAGATATCATACTCGGTATTGACCCCGGAACACAGCTAATGGGTTATGCCCTGCTCAAACGTCAGGGTAACGATTGTACTGTCTTATTAATGGATACACTCAAACTCACCAGCGAGAAAGATATCTATCAGCGACTAGAGAAAATCCATACCAAGG is drawn from Chitinophagales bacterium and contains these coding sequences:
- a CDS encoding helix-turn-helix transcriptional regulator; the encoded protein is MPFEFNFYSSLLLIFFVHGFVYAFLFFRKAWQNQSASDGWIGLYLVLCILYICPWMLGFAGWYDGRYCLECRNFLFYMPTQHTLLMGPVVYFYVRTRLEPKFVFTRKSFLHLLPGILYVLWSIIVAVTDRVVLKTYFLMDGQNDPDFQTWYQAAGLISFMVYLFMSLRFYNQYRQFIVQELSFADAISFQWVRNFLLACLAYFLMTIGMEILNIFYDGLNYTGSWWYFLLFALTFYYIAINAYSNSVETRKVFELDFLRYQPQLMAPLAPVEDATHEVVESTVKASDELKEWRSKVAALVADQYLYQDPELSLSQLARELNTNPSFLSRIINQGFGMNFNDYINQQRVAEVVARLEKGDQAQFTIMSMAYDAGFNSKATFNRAFRKFTGKNPSDYMQG
- a CDS encoding undecaprenyl-diphosphate phosphatase, which encodes MTITEAIIIAIVEGITEFLPISSTGHMIIAESLLKVPKDDFTKLFTVAIQLGAILSVLVLYWKRFFPLNRWNFYLKLLIAVIPALALGALFSDKIDALLESPLTVAITMLAGGFVLLFIDQLFKTHTIQEEQEISFTRAFLIGCWQCVAMIPGVSRSAASIIGGMQQKLTRNLAAEFSFFLAIPTMAAATGYKLLKAFKETPEVMQNSDNITALVVGNIVAFIVAMLAIKFFIGYLQKHGFRLFGWYRIIMGIILLILIQFGILA
- a CDS encoding leucine--tRNA ligase — translated: MEYQFRSIEKKWQKHWQENHAYRVSNISDKPKCYVLDMFPYPSGAGLHVGHPLGYIASDIYSRFKRLKGFNVLHPMGYDAFGLPAEQYAIEHGVHPAVSTKQNIDNFRKQLDNIGFCYDWDREVRTCEPNYYKWTQWIFLQLFNSFYNRTLQKAQPISELIAAFEIAGNAAHPMPDSSFHTASFNADEWAGFDETTKQAILMEYRLAYCGEGEVNWCEALGTVLANDEVVNGVSERGGHPVVKKKLRQWYLRITEYADRLQNDLQKLEWSDAMKEMQTNWIGKSSGAEIDFQIQVNDAVADEKLRVYTTRPDTIFGVDFMVVAPEHEVVAKITTAEQKTAVEQYLDYVNSRSERERMAEKKITGCFTGAYAINPFSGRAIPIWISEYVLAGYGTGAIMAVPCGDERDHKFAQHFNIPITNIIGDAYNGQEANPTKDAVLENSDFLNGMVMRKAIDEVIDKLEALGIGTRKTNYRMRDAAFSRQRYWGEPFPIVWVGNTAYALPESELPLLLPEVESYSPGPEGQGPLANIPEWTDRQLETNTMPGYAGSSWYFLRYMDPGNDAAFASRQATDYWNQVDVYIGGTEHAVGHLLYSRMWTKALYDLGHLSFDEPFKKLVNQGMIQGSSRFVYRKRGTNVFVSAGLKDQYETDALHADVNFVDGYELDIEAFKKWRNGEYANAEFILEDGKYLCGAEVEKMSKSKFNTVNPDMLVDKYGADTFRMYEMFLGPIEQSKPWDTKGIEGVHRFLKKFWRLFFDEQKGAVWNNDAPTDAEYKSLHKAIKKIEEDTERFSFNTAVSAFMICVNELSDLKCNKRAILEPLCILMTPYAPHIAEELWHALGNAGSVLDAAFPVFEPKYLVESSKEYPVSINGKVRTSLSFALDADQATVEAGVLANDVVQKWLEGKPPKKIIYVKGKMINVVI
- a CDS encoding TonB-dependent receptor: MYKSLLAIFTCVCSLAFAQTDTLYSKKTDSVTVTSKKPFIQTLADKVVMNLENRPSVAGNNALEALKQAPGVVVDANENIQMGGKNGVQVLLDGRPAGVTGNDLAQLLKSIEADNVKEIELITNPSSRFDAAGNAGIINIKLKKSMVRGWNGNASASRQQSTHARQNASAALNYRNRKFNWFLNAGGNNGYQVTIADNDRTTGTKQFTQRMLEGDAFHSYNIRTGIDYQLSKQKTVGVLWMPSTRYTGMDNRGFTLVSGKGLTDTLIDTRSVSPFTTKRNQLNLNYAYNSDQQTLNIDLDQSWFNAGVDNVVENKFPQLSGNAVAQGIRNNTEVAIRIASVRADYSLKLGGGKLEAGAKWVQTATNNQLSVYNGTTAWVADTGKTNRFVFDEQITAAYANYAKQHKKWSWQLGLRAEHTSVYGVSTDLKGLQQRKPDTAYLNLFPTVFVKYQLAKDHAITFNYGRRIDRPGYQDQNPFIYVLDAFNSEVGNPYLFPQMSNGAELGYVYKEAASIKIRYAFTSNYIEQLTYQSGNNTILIPQNAGTRKTVNINISSPLPINKWWEGYFYAEPFWQQYATTLNGFGFSGQTRQQSWGFNGYLGNWFTLKNNWRAEISAWFNYQNATTIYRSQPLGSMNIGVQKSFLKKQATVKLVVNDVFNTQRWLQRVETDYLQMRTYRKWESRNLTLSFSYRFGNNKIREARNRETGAEDELNRIKSK
- a CDS encoding DUF3098 domain-containing protein, translated to MSENKQTLFGKQNYTWMLIGAAIIALGMFLMAGGKSADPKVFDYKEVYSTTRVTIAPILIVLGLLVEIYAIFKKPNAA